The following proteins come from a genomic window of Flavobacterium crocinum:
- a CDS encoding sigma 54-interacting response regulator, producing MSTVSERSSQSDDNDFQKQILIVEDQFIEAHDLQLILEKANYKVIGIARSVDQALEVIQTQKPDLVFVDIMLKGSQTGIDLAHILKEKNIGFIFVSANSSKRILDQAKTTHPYGFIVKPFREQDILTTLEIAFYRQKYSLESQLMQQLDLKNEVTELINSNLKLEDALLSFAKIIQTFISFDYLEAGFVNAEQYSNLGIIRKNINQYQIINVEKLSQIAEISIRELNETYIKSQIDIKPIIYSEESLINNFQAAPIKGIISHNFGIKSYLVFPLSIAVSQRFCFTFYSRNFNVYSDENLKLLSNLENTFSQFISRFYLTEPIIRTEPKEIPAKKEKPENIKSGFEGIIGNSSQMVTVFNYIKKVAPSDTSVLILGENGTGKEKIAKSIHDLSPRKDKPLIIINCGAIPENLAESLLFGHEKGAFTGATEKRIGKFELANGGTIFLDEIGEMPLELQVKLLRVLQEREIERVGGLMPIKIDVRIIAATNKNLEEEVAAGRFRMDLYYRLHVFPIMVPSLKKRKEDIPELTDHFINIYSERMNRKAPVLSENALQQIMNYDWPGNIRELEHLIQRTILLTEGNTIKNIEFSPSSKIHAQQNTDSFSIKTIMENERDYILYILKKCNGKISGAGGAAEILDIHPSTLNSKIKKLEIKREIS from the coding sequence ATGAGTACGGTTTCTGAGAGAAGCTCCCAATCTGATGATAATGATTTTCAAAAGCAGATTTTAATCGTTGAAGATCAGTTTATTGAAGCGCATGATCTGCAGTTAATTTTAGAAAAAGCAAATTATAAAGTCATTGGAATTGCACGTTCTGTTGATCAGGCTTTGGAAGTAATTCAGACCCAGAAACCAGATTTGGTATTTGTTGATATTATGCTGAAAGGAAGCCAAACCGGAATTGATCTTGCTCATATTTTAAAAGAAAAAAACATTGGTTTTATTTTTGTCTCGGCCAATTCGAGTAAAAGAATTTTAGATCAGGCGAAGACAACTCATCCATACGGATTTATCGTAAAACCGTTTCGGGAACAAGATATTTTAACAACATTAGAAATTGCTTTTTATAGACAAAAATACAGTCTGGAATCGCAGTTGATGCAACAATTGGATTTGAAAAATGAGGTAACAGAGTTGATCAATTCCAATCTGAAACTCGAAGATGCTTTGCTGTCTTTCGCCAAAATCATTCAGACTTTTATTTCTTTTGATTATCTGGAAGCTGGATTTGTAAATGCAGAACAATATTCGAACCTCGGAATCATCCGAAAAAATATCAATCAATATCAAATTATCAATGTAGAAAAGCTTTCGCAGATTGCCGAAATATCCATTCGGGAATTGAACGAAACCTATATCAAATCTCAAATTGATATTAAACCAATTATTTACAGTGAAGAATCTCTGATAAATAATTTTCAGGCTGCGCCGATAAAAGGAATTATTTCGCATAATTTCGGAATTAAATCGTATTTGGTTTTCCCACTTTCTATTGCTGTTTCGCAGCGTTTTTGTTTTACTTTTTACAGCCGTAATTTTAATGTGTATTCAGATGAAAATCTAAAATTACTATCGAATCTTGAAAATACTTTTTCTCAGTTTATTTCCCGTTTTTATCTGACTGAGCCAATAATTCGTACTGAACCTAAAGAGATTCCTGCAAAAAAAGAAAAACCGGAAAATATAAAATCAGGTTTTGAAGGCATCATTGGAAACAGTTCGCAAATGGTAACGGTTTTTAATTACATCAAAAAAGTGGCACCATCGGATACTTCTGTTTTGATTTTAGGCGAAAACGGAACAGGAAAAGAAAAAATTGCCAAAAGCATTCACGATTTATCCCCAAGAAAAGATAAACCGCTTATTATAATAAACTGTGGAGCGATTCCTGAAAATCTGGCTGAATCTTTACTTTTTGGACATGAAAAAGGCGCGTTTACAGGAGCAACCGAAAAAAGAATCGGGAAATTTGAATTGGCAAACGGCGGAACAATTTTCTTAGATGAAATAGGAGAGATGCCTCTGGAACTCCAGGTAAAATTATTGCGTGTACTTCAGGAAAGAGAAATTGAACGTGTCGGCGGATTAATGCCAATAAAAATTGATGTCCGAATTATCGCGGCAACCAATAAAAATCTGGAAGAAGAAGTCGCAGCAGGACGCTTTAGAATGGATTTGTATTATCGTTTACATGTTTTTCCAATAATGGTTCCGTCCTTAAAAAAGAGAAAAGAAGATATTCCCGAACTGACAGACCATTTCATAAATATATACAGCGAAAGAATGAACCGAAAAGCTCCTGTACTTTCAGAAAATGCGTTACAGCAGATTATGAATTACGACTGGCCGGGAAATATCAGAGAGCTGGAGCATCTTATTCAAAGAACAATTTTACTTACGGAAGGCAATACGATTAAAAATATAGAGTTTTCGCCTTCATCCAAAATACACGCACAGCAAAACACCGATTCATTTTCAATCAAAACAATCATGGAAAATGAACGTGACTACATATTATATATACTCAAAAAATGTAATGGAAAAATCTCAGGTGCTGGCGGAGCAGCCGAAATTCTGGATATTCATCCTTCGACTTTAAATTCAAAAATCAAGAAACTCGAAATTAAGAGAGAAATTAGTTAA
- a CDS encoding alpha/beta fold hydrolase, with protein MYLSNTKTIVFISGAFVSHFYWKAWLAFFENKGYRVVAPPWLHKNDSVENLKKQNPCTKIGSITLFDLLCYYTEIIEKLPEKPILIGHSYGGLLVQLLLQKDLAEAGICINSFPPKGFTIFKFSFYKTILGYTWKIFSSKKTLILTYKDWQNNFFTNVSVEEQKKEYEKLIIPESKKALRNLFSKNAQINFRKKHVPLFFISCSKDEIIPPKLVLWNFKKHRNVHSITCYKEFKNKNHFVILQPEWQEVATCIAKWIEKVS; from the coding sequence ATGTATCTTTCTAATACAAAAACAATTGTGTTTATTTCGGGAGCTTTTGTGAGTCATTTTTATTGGAAAGCATGGCTTGCTTTTTTTGAAAACAAAGGATACAGAGTGGTCGCTCCGCCCTGGCTTCATAAAAATGATTCGGTAGAGAATTTAAAAAAACAGAATCCGTGTACAAAAATTGGATCGATTACTTTATTTGATCTTTTGTGTTATTATACCGAAATCATTGAAAAACTTCCTGAAAAACCCATTTTAATAGGACATTCTTATGGCGGACTTTTAGTACAATTGCTGCTTCAGAAAGATTTGGCCGAAGCTGGAATATGCATCAATTCTTTTCCTCCAAAAGGTTTTACAATTTTCAAATTTTCGTTTTATAAAACTATTTTAGGTTATACTTGGAAGATTTTCTCTTCTAAAAAAACATTGATTCTAACTTATAAAGACTGGCAGAATAACTTCTTTACAAATGTATCTGTCGAAGAACAGAAAAAAGAATACGAGAAATTAATTATTCCGGAATCTAAAAAAGCGCTTCGAAATCTATTCTCAAAAAATGCTCAAATCAATTTCAGGAAAAAACATGTTCCGCTCTTTTTTATATCCTGTTCAAAAGACGAAATAATTCCTCCAAAACTCGTCTTGTGGAATTTCAAAAAACATAGAAATGTGCATTCTATAACTTGTTATAAGGAATTTAAAAACAAAAATCATTTTGTAATTCTACAGCCTGAATGGCAGGAAGTTGCAACATGTATTGCAAAATGGATTGAAAAAGTTAGTTGA
- a CDS encoding polysaccharide deacetylase family protein, protein MKISHFRIQTLLFILILLLQCSFNTVYSQNISFKIKLKSESKFDLKASPLKFNKHFAYCFTLDDGYRSAYLTAFPLLNGGKISNPDKNEWKVDQGGDGTTSEGLFYSDGFGNKIPFKLALAINGASIHDSPEKRGNLSWSEIKEMYNAGWDILNHSFHHATKHGTNYKTEVTENTTSIKQNLDFTMSHFVVPGGEGDPDYHLEYEKEALANGFLSVASYKGRGPVYKVNSKVDLDKMISARTFVLSSKDTTSFKTMDRYLKTIDSIVKQPEPVWFNDFTHGTGNGNLWNLSMRFPDFKYYMTTLANKYGTKGNDSIWMAPWQEVYEYIWLRDRIKIEYKQSKKEVEVTIILPEIPEVFRHKDISLNIETPSKFEIESPKDLNIKEDGRTSHKQILIQLK, encoded by the coding sequence ATGAAAATATCACATTTCAGAATACAAACACTTTTATTCATTTTGATTCTTTTACTTCAATGTTCTTTCAATACCGTTTATTCACAAAATATTTCCTTTAAAATAAAACTAAAATCAGAAAGCAAATTCGATTTAAAAGCTTCACCATTAAAATTCAACAAACATTTTGCTTACTGTTTTACGTTAGATGACGGTTATCGTTCCGCTTATTTAACCGCTTTTCCATTATTAAATGGTGGGAAAATAAGTAATCCCGATAAAAACGAATGGAAAGTCGATCAGGGCGGAGACGGAACAACTTCAGAAGGGCTTTTTTATTCTGACGGATTCGGAAATAAAATTCCGTTTAAACTGGCTTTAGCAATCAATGGCGCATCTATTCATGATTCTCCGGAAAAGCGTGGAAATCTTTCATGGTCTGAAATCAAAGAAATGTACAACGCAGGATGGGATATTTTGAATCATAGTTTTCATCATGCGACCAAACACGGAACAAATTATAAAACGGAAGTAACAGAAAATACAACTTCAATTAAACAAAATCTAGATTTTACGATGTCGCATTTTGTAGTTCCTGGCGGAGAAGGCGATCCTGATTATCATTTAGAATATGAAAAAGAAGCTTTGGCTAACGGATTTCTGTCTGTTGCTTCTTATAAAGGTAGAGGTCCGGTTTATAAGGTAAATTCAAAAGTTGATTTAGATAAAATGATTTCAGCCAGAACTTTTGTCTTGAGTTCAAAAGATACAACTAGTTTTAAAACAATGGATCGTTATTTAAAAACTATAGATTCAATTGTAAAACAGCCAGAACCAGTTTGGTTTAATGATTTCACCCACGGAACAGGAAATGGAAATCTTTGGAACTTAAGCATGCGTTTTCCCGATTTCAAATATTATATGACAACCCTTGCCAACAAATATGGTACAAAAGGAAACGATTCCATCTGGATGGCGCCGTGGCAGGAAGTTTACGAATACATTTGGTTAAGAGATCGCATCAAAATTGAATACAAACAAAGTAAAAAAGAAGTAGAAGTAACGATTATACTTCCCGAAATTCCAGAAGTGTTTCGACATAAAGACATTTCATTAAACATAGAAACACCATCCAAATTTGAAATCGAATCACCTAAAGATTTGAATATAAAAGAGGATGGAAGAACAAGTCACAAGCAGATTTTGATTCAGTTGAAATAA
- a CDS encoding ABC transporter permease/M1 family aminopeptidase, producing MLSKLIRFEWHNNTRSWTFYTTFILYLVLGFFVSAFANFSFSGAYKNSPYVLTYAIGLISLMTIFSITLQAAQSFLREYETKFDSIIFSSPVSKFHYLGSKFITAFSIAVVSFGMFILGMIIGHQMSWLSESEIGPFKILYYLWPYLVIVIPNIFLCLSILTALAWLTRSKLFIYVGGLLIYILYIAGSIFSNSPIFANASPSSAKAMSWAAKIDPFGLAAFLEQTRYWTSIEKNTQMVSLSGNFLFNRILWICISFLLVFISYRLFSFRKTKPKKVKTTKVIQKETKVLSSEIPQNTEFKTFKHNLTVFMSNLKMDVFLVLKGIPFLLIVLLFSGLLMIEISDEIDGGIRLAEKITDTALIVSTLMDRLPFILILILLFYSNELVNRSENSKFEMLENTAPYSQFAVLMVKLTALFIIPIFIISISILIGCGFQLVHANAPIEIGLYLSLFYYLGFPLLLISILIIAIQTFVKNKYLGLAVSAFICILFCTGIGEQLGISHPLLRFGDSFKREYLDLNGFGAYTFPFHISMFYNFGLALILLTLTGILWKRNASIVKTFRRNSFNTIQKTTFGLGILLFIGFGSYLFYKTNIEYPYLTVDDQNNWSEQYEHQFKKYTNLAQPTIIAVKSKVDLFPEENRYAVKGSYELINNAEKPIDSLLLYIDRNAKLVSVEIPNAKNLDDVSKFHHYWYRLEKPLEPQQKMKMSFTFESSWSPFKGHTAFNSIIENGSFMRISRYFPLFGYQDSNEISSEKERSKRHLKPQTPLKKLEEKSNVANDFIDYDAVVSTSGNQTVIGVGNLIRKWKKDGRNYFHYQSNGKIPFRFAFSSAEYEIKKTNYKGISIEVYYDKRHYRNIEKLIQDVKNTLDYCQSNFGKYPYKTIRYAEVSAFADGFAATSYPSTVYMKENFGFYSNLNNKDKEDVINQLTAHELSHEWWGNAQISPEQKEGSWILTETLAQYTELMLYEKEHGLEKALETLKIHLDLYLSSRSYEPETPLYKTNYETPHLPYDKGMLVMHQLRILIGEEKVNLALRNFLNHSKYPNPIPDAESLLKEIYAVADTKLYPKLDEMFKQIITYSSKINSVESQRKNSFYEVSFKAVSEKFRENATGKRTLITNDPTLDIGIYDENDKLFRYPFNVKNNKIEGKIKLKTKPQRIVIDPYLMNIDTFIKDNEKEID from the coding sequence ATGCTTTCTAAATTAATTCGATTTGAATGGCATAACAATACCAGAAGCTGGACATTTTATACCACATTTATTCTTTATCTGGTTTTAGGATTTTTTGTGAGCGCTTTTGCGAATTTCTCTTTTTCGGGTGCTTACAAAAATAGTCCTTATGTGCTTACGTATGCGATTGGTTTGATTTCGCTGATGACGATATTTTCGATTACGCTTCAAGCGGCGCAAAGTTTTTTAAGAGAATACGAAACCAAATTCGATTCGATTATCTTTTCTTCTCCAGTTTCAAAGTTTCATTATTTGGGAAGCAAATTTATAACAGCTTTTAGTATTGCTGTGGTTTCGTTTGGAATGTTTATTCTGGGAATGATCATTGGTCATCAAATGTCGTGGCTTTCTGAAAGTGAAATTGGCCCTTTCAAAATTCTCTATTATCTCTGGCCTTATTTGGTCATTGTGATTCCGAATATTTTTCTGTGTCTTTCGATATTGACAGCTTTGGCTTGGCTTACCAGAAGTAAACTTTTCATCTATGTTGGAGGTTTATTAATTTATATCTTATATATAGCAGGTTCGATTTTTTCGAATTCACCGATATTTGCCAATGCTTCTCCGTCTTCGGCGAAAGCCATGTCCTGGGCAGCAAAGATTGATCCGTTTGGATTGGCTGCTTTTTTAGAACAAACGAGATATTGGACTTCTATTGAAAAAAACACTCAAATGGTTTCGCTTTCGGGAAATTTTTTATTCAACCGAATTCTTTGGATTTGTATTTCATTTCTCTTGGTTTTCATTTCGTATCGATTATTTTCTTTCCGAAAAACGAAACCTAAAAAAGTAAAAACGACAAAAGTCATTCAAAAAGAAACAAAAGTCCTTTCTTCCGAAATTCCACAAAACACTGAATTCAAAACCTTCAAGCATAATTTAACCGTTTTTATGAGTAATCTTAAAATGGATGTTTTTCTGGTTTTAAAAGGAATTCCGTTTTTATTGATTGTACTTTTATTTTCGGGTTTATTGATGATTGAAATTTCAGATGAAATTGACGGTGGAATCCGATTAGCGGAAAAAATTACCGATACAGCTTTGATAGTTTCTACTCTAATGGATCGTCTTCCGTTTATCCTGATTTTAATTCTTCTGTTTTACAGCAATGAATTAGTCAACCGAAGTGAGAATTCAAAATTTGAAATGCTGGAAAATACTGCTCCTTATTCTCAATTTGCTGTTTTAATGGTAAAATTAACGGCACTTTTTATCATTCCAATATTCATAATCAGCATCAGTATTTTGATTGGATGTGGATTTCAACTTGTTCATGCAAATGCTCCAATCGAAATTGGTCTTTATCTTTCTCTGTTTTATTATCTCGGATTTCCGTTGTTGTTGATTTCGATTTTAATAATTGCGATTCAGACTTTCGTCAAAAACAAATATTTAGGATTGGCCGTTTCTGCCTTTATCTGTATTTTGTTTTGTACGGGAATTGGCGAACAACTGGGAATTTCGCATCCATTACTACGATTTGGAGATTCATTTAAAAGAGAATATCTTGATTTGAATGGTTTCGGGGCTTACACTTTCCCTTTTCATATTTCGATGTTTTACAATTTTGGATTGGCTTTAATTCTTTTGACTTTGACCGGTATTTTATGGAAACGAAATGCATCAATTGTAAAAACCTTTCGCAGAAATTCATTCAATACAATTCAAAAAACAACTTTTGGTTTGGGAATTCTTCTTTTTATTGGTTTTGGAAGTTATCTTTTTTATAAGACTAATATTGAATATCCATATTTGACCGTAGACGATCAGAATAATTGGAGCGAACAATACGAACATCAGTTTAAAAAATATACGAATCTGGCTCAGCCAACGATTATTGCTGTAAAAAGTAAAGTCGATTTATTTCCTGAAGAAAACCGTTATGCAGTAAAAGGCAGTTATGAATTAATCAATAACGCCGAAAAACCTATTGATAGTTTACTCCTATATATAGATCGAAATGCTAAACTTGTTTCTGTTGAAATTCCGAATGCAAAAAACTTAGACGACGTTTCCAAATTTCATCATTATTGGTATCGATTGGAGAAACCTTTAGAACCTCAACAGAAAATGAAAATGAGTTTCACTTTTGAATCTTCGTGGTCTCCTTTTAAAGGACATACTGCTTTTAATTCTATAATCGAAAATGGATCTTTTATGCGAATAAGTCGTTATTTTCCTCTTTTCGGTTATCAGGATTCTAATGAAATTAGCAGTGAAAAAGAGCGTTCGAAAAGGCATTTGAAACCTCAGACTCCATTGAAAAAACTTGAAGAGAAATCCAATGTTGCAAATGATTTTATTGATTACGATGCTGTGGTTTCGACTTCTGGAAATCAAACCGTAATTGGCGTTGGGAATTTAATTAGAAAGTGGAAAAAAGACGGGCGTAATTATTTTCATTATCAATCAAATGGTAAAATTCCGTTCCGATTTGCTTTTTCTTCTGCCGAATATGAAATCAAAAAAACGAATTACAAAGGCATTTCTATTGAGGTTTATTATGATAAAAGGCATTACAGAAATATTGAAAAACTAATTCAGGACGTAAAAAATACGCTGGATTACTGTCAAAGTAATTTTGGGAAATATCCGTATAAAACTATTCGTTATGCCGAAGTTTCCGCTTTCGCTGATGGATTTGCCGCGACTTCTTATCCGTCTACGGTTTATATGAAAGAGAATTTCGGATTTTACAGCAACCTCAACAACAAGGACAAAGAAGATGTAATTAATCAATTAACAGCTCATGAATTGTCGCACGAATGGTGGGGAAATGCGCAGATCAGTCCGGAACAAAAAGAAGGAAGCTGGATTTTGACTGAGACTCTTGCGCAATACACAGAACTTATGCTTTATGAAAAAGAACATGGTTTAGAAAAAGCTTTGGAAACTTTAAAAATTCATCTCGATTTATATTTGAGCAGCCGCAGTTACGAGCCTGAAACGCCTTTGTATAAAACAAATTATGAAACTCCGCATTTACCGTATGATAAAGGAATGCTGGTTATGCATCAGTTGAGAATTCTAATTGGGGAAGAAAAAGTGAATCTGGCTTTGCGAAATTTTCTAAATCATTCTAAATATCCAAATCCGATTCCTGATGCTGAAAGTTTATTAAAGGAAATTTATGCTGTAGCTGATACTAAACTTTATCCAAAACTGGATGAAATGTTTAAGCAGATTATTACGTATTCGTCAAAAATAAATTCGGTTGAAAGTCAGAGAAAAAATAGTTTTTATGAAGTTTCTTTTAAAGCTGTTTCAGAAAAATTCAGAGAAAATGCTACTGGAAAACGTACTTTAATAACAAATGATCCAACTTTAGATATTGGAATTTATGATGAAAATGATAAACTTTTTCGTTATCCTTTCAATGTAAAAAACAATAAAATTGAAGGAAAAATTAAACTGAAAACAAAACCGCAGCGAATTGTGATTGATCCGTATTTAATGAATATCGATACTTTTATAAAGGACAACGAGAAGGAGATTGATTGA
- a CDS encoding ABC transporter ATP-binding protein gives MNSLSIKNLSKTYENGTKAIDHLSLEITNGMFGLLGPNGAGKSSLMRTIAALQEPTSGSIEFNGINIIENPMFIRQNLGYLPQEFGVYPKVSAYRLLDHLAILKGIVNKKERHDQILYSLQQTNLLQHKDKAVHSFSGGMRQRFGIAQALLGNPKIIIVDEPTAGLDPEERNRFNNLLSEIGESIIVVLSTHIVEDVRDLCPKMAIISNGKLILEGKPNEKIETLKGQIWTKAIQKAELEDHKLNFDIISSHLNSGKINIHVFSEYQPDSGFELISPDLSDVYFNVLAQNQFKN, from the coding sequence ATGAACAGTTTATCAATCAAAAATCTCAGCAAAACGTACGAGAACGGTACAAAAGCGATTGACCATTTATCACTTGAAATTACAAACGGCATGTTTGGCCTGCTTGGACCAAACGGCGCAGGAAAATCTAGTTTAATGCGAACTATTGCCGCTTTGCAGGAACCAACTTCTGGCTCTATTGAATTTAACGGAATTAATATTATTGAAAACCCAATGTTTATCAGGCAAAATTTGGGTTATCTGCCACAGGAATTTGGTGTTTATCCAAAGGTTTCTGCTTATCGTTTGCTCGATCATTTGGCTATTTTAAAAGGAATAGTCAATAAAAAAGAACGACACGATCAGATTTTGTATTCATTACAACAGACGAATTTGCTACAGCATAAAGACAAGGCGGTTCATTCCTTTTCAGGCGGAATGCGTCAGCGTTTTGGAATTGCTCAGGCTTTGTTAGGAAATCCGAAGATTATTATTGTGGATGAACCAACGGCTGGATTGGATCCAGAAGAAAGAAACCGATTTAATAATCTTTTAAGTGAAATTGGCGAAAGCATAATTGTGGTTTTATCTACTCATATTGTAGAAGACGTTCGCGACTTGTGCCCCAAAATGGCTATTATCTCTAACGGAAAATTGATTCTCGAAGGAAAACCCAATGAAAAAATTGAAACATTAAAAGGTCAAATCTGGACGAAGGCAATTCAGAAAGCGGAATTAGAAGATCATAAATTGAACTTTGATATTATTTCTTCTCATTTAAATTCAGGAAAAATTAATATTCATGTTTTCTCAGAATATCAGCCTGATTCTGGTTTTGAATTAATCTCACCAGATTTAAGTGATGTATATTTCAACGTTTTAGCCCAAAATCAATTTAAAAATTAA
- a CDS encoding helix-turn-helix domain-containing protein, with translation MPIIVNVDVMLAKRKMQSKELAEKLDITPANLSILKTGKAKGIRFDTLEAICKILDCQPGDILEYVAE, from the coding sequence ATGCCAATAATTGTAAATGTAGATGTAATGCTTGCCAAGCGTAAGATGCAGAGTAAAGAATTGGCAGAGAAACTAGATATCACACCCGCCAATTTATCCATTTTAAAAACTGGAAAAGCAAAAGGAATCCGATTTGATACGCTCGAAGCTATTTGCAAAATATTAGACTGCCAACCAGGTGATATTTTAGAATATGTAGCCGAATAG
- a CDS encoding DUF2975 domain-containing protein, with product MKTTHIVSRILFYFTRFLAVVYFFLAFYSVFTLVTGLFLTFKDNGKYFQVCYPFTSHPLMLGDYNLPYILFDFLAPLSLYGLFFLLSSNVFKVFFQPKLFTQNGICHLRRFYLSNLLIPGIVIFVAFFFVPLDNEVSLFILLHGMLGVFAYFLAAIFKQGLNLQNEQDLFI from the coding sequence ATGAAGACAACTCATATTGTATCCAGAATACTATTTTACTTCACCAGATTTTTAGCTGTAGTTTATTTCTTTTTGGCTTTCTATTCTGTTTTTACTTTGGTAACAGGATTGTTTTTGACTTTTAAAGATAACGGAAAGTATTTTCAGGTTTGCTATCCATTCACTTCCCACCCGTTAATGCTTGGAGATTATAATCTGCCTTATATTTTATTTGATTTTCTGGCGCCATTAAGTTTGTACGGACTTTTCTTTTTATTGAGCAGTAATGTTTTTAAAGTATTTTTTCAGCCTAAATTATTTACGCAAAACGGAATTTGTCATTTAAGGCGTTTCTACTTATCCAATTTATTAATTCCGGGTATTGTAATTTTTGTGGCTTTCTTTTTTGTTCCGCTGGATAATGAAGTTTCGCTTTTTATTCTATTGCACGGAATGCTGGGTGTTTTCGCTTACTTTTTAGCAGCCATTTTTAAACAGGGTTTAAACCTTCAGAACGAACAAGACTTATTTATATAA
- a CDS encoding LLM class flavin-dependent oxidoreductase: protein MKNPISVSLLDLAIITQDSNATETFQKTKDIAQLADTLGYKRFWLAEHHNMAHVASTATVVLIGYIASQTKNIRVGSGGIMLPNHSPLVVAEQFGTLETLYPNRIDLGLGRAPGTDQPTAEAIRKDFFEQAQRFPQNVSKLQEYFSSENATGKVRAFPAEGLKVPIWILGSSMDSAALAAAYGLPYAFAGHFAPKLMIQAFEFYRENFQPSEFLDKPKTMSCVNIIAADTNEEAELLSTSLYQMFLNLIRNDRKGLQPPVPSLDDIMNEAERFHVNQMTAGTFTGNKEQLITDLKKFIDYARIDELMITSPIYDHQAKLKSIQITKEVIDSLNDSIHI, encoded by the coding sequence ATGAAAAACCCAATTTCAGTCTCATTATTAGACCTCGCTATCATTACTCAGGATAGCAATGCCACAGAAACATTTCAAAAAACAAAAGACATAGCGCAATTAGCAGATACTTTAGGATATAAGCGATTTTGGCTTGCAGAACATCATAATATGGCACATGTTGCCAGTACAGCAACAGTTGTTTTAATTGGATATATAGCAAGTCAGACCAAAAATATCCGTGTAGGTTCTGGCGGAATTATGTTGCCGAATCACTCTCCTTTAGTAGTTGCCGAGCAATTTGGAACTTTAGAAACACTTTATCCAAACCGAATAGATTTAGGTTTAGGAAGAGCGCCGGGAACGGATCAGCCAACAGCCGAAGCCATTCGAAAAGACTTTTTTGAGCAGGCACAGCGATTTCCGCAAAACGTGAGCAAGCTTCAGGAATACTTTTCAAGCGAAAATGCCACTGGAAAAGTCCGTGCCTTTCCGGCGGAAGGCTTAAAAGTGCCAATATGGATTCTAGGATCAAGTATGGATAGTGCAGCTTTGGCAGCAGCTTACGGATTACCTTATGCATTTGCCGGACACTTTGCACCAAAGTTGATGATTCAGGCATTTGAATTTTACAGGGAAAATTTCCAGCCTTCTGAGTTTTTAGATAAACCCAAAACAATGTCTTGTGTAAATATAATCGCAGCAGACACTAATGAAGAAGCCGAGTTATTGTCTACTAGTTTGTATCAAATGTTTTTGAACCTAATTAGGAACGACCGCAAAGGTTTACAGCCGCCGGTTCCGTCATTAGACGATATTATGAACGAAGCAGAACGTTTCCACGTCAATCAAATGACAGCAGGAACTTTCACAGGAAACAAAGAGCAACTAATTACTGACCTGAAAAAGTTTATTGACTACGCGAGAATCGATGAATTGATGATAACAAGTCCAATATACGATCATCAGGCAAAACTAAAAAGCATTCAAATCACAAAAGAAGTAATTGATAGTTTAAACGATAGTATACATATATAG